In one Roseburia intestinalis L1-82 genomic region, the following are encoded:
- a CDS encoding carbohydrate kinase family protein gives MNKQYDVAALGELLIDFTENGTSGQGNPVYEANPGGAPCNVLSMLNKLGHRTAFLGKVGNDIFGRQLRAAVESAGIDVSGLLTDEDVRTTLAFVETKPDGDRDFSFYRNPGADMMLREDEVRHDIIADAKIFHFGTLSMTNEPVRSATRHAIKVAKENGAILSFDPNIREPLWKDMEDARTQMAYGLSVCDILKISDNEIQWFSGKEDYTEGIHMLQQTYQIPLILLSMGKDGSRAYYKDMLVEVPAFLQKNTIETTGAGDTFGACCLHHILKYGLDNLTKQQLKEMLTFANAAASIITTRKGALRVMPSLEEIQRLL, from the coding sequence ATGAACAAACAATATGATGTAGCCGCTCTCGGCGAGCTATTAATCGATTTTACAGAAAACGGCACCAGTGGTCAGGGCAACCCGGTCTATGAGGCAAATCCGGGAGGGGCACCGTGTAATGTACTTTCAATGTTAAATAAGTTAGGTCATCGCACCGCATTTTTAGGAAAAGTCGGAAATGATATTTTTGGCAGACAGCTTCGTGCTGCCGTGGAATCAGCCGGAATTGATGTGAGCGGACTTCTGACAGATGAGGATGTACGCACCACGCTTGCGTTTGTTGAGACAAAGCCGGACGGCGACCGCGATTTTTCCTTTTACCGGAATCCGGGTGCAGATATGATGCTCCGGGAGGATGAGGTCAGGCATGACATTATTGCAGATGCAAAAATCTTTCATTTTGGCACACTATCCATGACCAATGAACCGGTCAGAAGTGCGACAAGACATGCAATTAAAGTCGCAAAAGAAAACGGCGCGATTCTTTCCTTTGATCCGAATATCAGGGAGCCGCTCTGGAAAGACATGGAAGATGCAAGAACGCAGATGGCATATGGTTTATCCGTCTGTGATATCTTAAAAATTTCGGACAATGAGATCCAGTGGTTTTCCGGGAAAGAAGATTACACCGAAGGGATCCACATGCTGCAGCAGACCTATCAGATCCCGCTCATCCTTTTATCCATGGGAAAGGACGGAAGCAGAGCCTATTATAAGGATATGCTGGTTGAAGTTCCTGCATTTTTACAGAAAAACACGATCGAAACCACCGGTGCCGGAGACACCTTTGGGGCATGCTGCCTGCACCATATATTAAAGTATGGCTTAGATAACCTTACAAAACAGCAGTTAAAAGAAATGCTCACATTTGCCAATGCAGCAGCATCCATCATTACAACAAGAAAAGGTGCCCTGCGTGTCATGCCGTCGTTGGAGGAGATTCAGAGATTGTTGTAG
- a CDS encoding LptM family lipoprotein produces MKKTLCMVFFLTVLAGTAGCGQKNTANTMEQTDTQTEKTLEEHFFSAEQDEQNYNVMEEYSEDEEYPDLAAFLTEYYQIPEEECKETRYYYNYTDLNEDGTDEIVAVTIGDTTSDNRGDAALILRPGENGQFEVLGAFSQIHTPVMISEDMENDWHTIIFPIYGGGQESGFISAVYREETGYELDEESFVREEPKVSGDRILSDNLINDMDTDNYLTIAPRDTESQN; encoded by the coding sequence ATGAAAAAGACATTATGTATGGTATTTTTCCTGACAGTGCTGGCAGGTACGGCAGGCTGCGGACAAAAAAATACTGCAAATACAATGGAACAGACAGATACCCAGACGGAGAAAACATTAGAAGAACATTTCTTTTCGGCAGAGCAGGACGAACAAAACTACAATGTGATGGAAGAATATTCTGAGGATGAGGAATATCCGGATCTTGCAGCATTTCTGACGGAGTATTATCAGATTCCGGAAGAAGAATGCAAAGAGACACGGTATTACTATAATTACACGGATCTTAACGAGGACGGAACGGATGAGATCGTAGCGGTCACGATCGGAGATACAACATCTGATAATCGCGGGGATGCGGCACTTATTTTAAGACCGGGAGAAAATGGTCAGTTCGAGGTGCTTGGAGCATTTTCGCAGATCCATACTCCGGTAATGATCAGTGAAGATATGGAAAATGACTGGCATACGATCATTTTTCCAATTTATGGCGGTGGACAGGAATCCGGATTTATCAGCGCTGTTTACAGGGAAGAAACGGGGTATGAACTCGACGAGGAGAGTTTCGTGCGGGAAGAACCGAAAGTTTCCGGTGACAGGATTTTATCGGATAATCTGATCAATGATATGGATACTGACAATTATCTGACGATCGCGCCACGTGATACGGAGAGCCAGAACTGA